A region from the uncultured Bacteroides sp. genome encodes:
- a CDS encoding family 43 glycosylhydrolase, producing the protein MKKIVLIFIISGLLFVGIDTCGKERPRLRPETFCNPLDLPYRFQLDGSQREAADPVIVLYKGEYWLFASKSGGYWHTTDFIKWMFVEPTGLPIEQYAPAVVNFKGKLYYQAANGLYSTDNPTLGKWYQVATYSRGFDDPALFVDDNGRLYLFYGCSDKNPLGVVELDTTTFQPKNNGRDVIKSDIRSHGWEIAGNENLGKNPGDLSVSNQAPWIEGSWMNKINGRYYLQYAAPGTQFSTYADGVYVSDSVMGPFQYASYSPFSFKPTGFVTGIGHSCTFADKQNQYWHISSVALSVRNMFERRLALLPTVVLSDGQLVTNSYLGDYPQYIPGKSKNSFEKNSPGWMLLSYGKPSKASSVMVTEVGVKLESNLAFDEKMTTWWSAASGQKGEWLQVDLLQNCRINAIQLNFADQSITTKNRLQNDGYSYVVETSVDAKTWKTVINRSDSLRDEPHHYVELSSPQTARYVRIINIHSPANSLFSLYDFRIFGLAPGAKPEKVTNIGCNRINNDGRRVHVNWDKVGNADFYIVRYGIASDRLYSNYQVYKSNTLDINSLNVGQEYYFTVDAVNGSGITQTNEIIEIKN; encoded by the coding sequence ATGAAAAAAATAGTACTTATATTCATTATATCCGGACTTCTTTTTGTCGGGATAGATACCTGTGGAAAGGAAAGACCACGTCTGCGACCTGAGACATTTTGTAATCCCCTTGATTTGCCATATCGTTTTCAATTGGATGGTTCACAAAGGGAAGCTGCTGATCCGGTAATTGTATTATATAAAGGCGAGTATTGGTTGTTCGCGTCTAAAAGCGGTGGCTATTGGCATACAACGGATTTTATTAAATGGATGTTTGTAGAGCCCACAGGTTTGCCCATTGAGCAGTATGCACCGGCTGTTGTTAATTTTAAAGGGAAATTATATTATCAAGCTGCTAATGGTCTGTATAGCACAGACAATCCTACTCTTGGCAAATGGTATCAGGTTGCAACTTATTCACGGGGTTTTGATGATCCGGCATTATTTGTTGATGACAATGGTCGGCTGTATCTTTTTTACGGTTGCAGCGATAAAAATCCTCTAGGAGTTGTGGAACTGGATACAACAACTTTTCAACCTAAAAATAATGGTCGGGATGTTATAAAGTCGGATATTCGTTCGCACGGCTGGGAAATTGCCGGGAATGAAAATTTGGGTAAAAATCCGGGTGATTTGTCAGTAAGCAATCAGGCTCCCTGGATAGAAGGTTCCTGGATGAATAAAATAAATGGCCGTTATTATCTACAATATGCTGCTCCAGGTACTCAATTTTCCACCTATGCCGATGGTGTTTATGTATCCGATTCGGTTATGGGACCTTTTCAATATGCTTCTTACAGCCCTTTTTCTTTTAAACCTACTGGCTTTGTCACGGGGATAGGACATTCTTGTACATTTGCCGATAAACAAAACCAATACTGGCATATCAGCAGTGTGGCCTTGTCGGTCCGGAATATGTTCGAACGCCGGCTGGCACTTTTGCCTACTGTAGTCCTATCGGATGGCCAGTTGGTAACAAATAGTTATCTGGGTGATTATCCGCAATATATTCCGGGGAAAAGTAAAAACTCTTTTGAAAAGAACTCTCCCGGATGGATGTTACTTTCGTATGGTAAACCGTCAAAAGCTTCGTCGGTTATGGTAACGGAAGTTGGAGTCAAGTTAGAATCAAATTTGGCTTTTGATGAAAAGATGACTACCTGGTGGTCGGCTGCAAGTGGACAAAAGGGAGAATGGCTTCAGGTAGATTTACTTCAGAATTGCAGGATTAATGCTATACAACTTAATTTTGCCGATCAATCGATTACTACAAAAAATCGGTTACAGAATGATGGCTATAGTTATGTGGTTGAGACATCTGTTGATGCCAAAACATGGAAAACCGTAATAAACAGGAGCGATTCTTTACGGGATGAACCTCATCATTATGTTGAACTAAGCTCTCCGCAAACAGCCAGATATGTCCGGATTATAAATATCCACTCGCCTGCTAACAGTCTATTTTCTCTTTATGATTTCAGAATATTCGGATTAGCTCCTGGGGCAAAGCCTGAGAAAGTAACAAATATCGGTTGCAACAGAATAAATAATGATGGACGCAGGGTTCATGTCAACTGGGATAAGGTTGGAAATGCTGACTTTTATATAGTTCGATACGGAATTGCATCCGACCGTCTTTATTCTAATTATCAAGTTTATAAATCGAATACTTTGGATATAAATTCATTAAATGTGGGCCAGGAATATTATTTTACAGTTGATGCTGTGAATGGAAGTGGTATTACACAGACTAATGAAATTATCGAAATAAAAAATTAA
- a CDS encoding TIM-barrel domain-containing protein, which produces MKKNLQLFFILLCLFSGIFVAKATDFGNKSVFTLTIGGLNLKIETYGQKIVRVVKSPVVEKLSKQSLSVILPQGGSGINRKETPTEFVLTTQKLKIRVNKLTGTIGFFDLSNRLLLNESANVPVFLPAADINGESYKIKQQFKLSSTEAVYGLGQDQRGIINFRNHTVLLKQRNMYVANPFLLSSKGYGLLWDNYSVTTFADDAKGTSFESEIGDCIDYYFVYGGTSDGTIAAYRELTGSAPMYGKWVFGLWQCRERYQSQDEITGVVEKYRDLKVPLDNIVQDWRYWGIEENVWNSTEFGNPKFPDPKAMIDKIHKSNAHIMISVWPSFGDSTAIYKELNEKGLLLNFKTWPSTERLRVYDAFNPKARSIYWKYINKNLFSIGMDAWWLDATEPEQGDRQGKIDSTQTALGSFKRFGNAFPLETNKGVYENQRKTSSDKRVFILTRSAFSGQQRFGASTWSGDIEGTWQVFHNQIAGGINFCLSGIPYWTTDIGGFWARPELYPKGVADIAYQELYVRWFQFGAFSPLFRSHGTNTPREIFQFGKKGYWACDVQEKYINLRYRLLPYIYSQSWRVTSEGASMMRGLVMDFPTDTVALNVANQYMFGPSLLVTPVTEPLYTTRDGDFGKSDFSTIKSTAVYLPESQGWFDFWTGEKYTGGKQISRQTPIDILPLYVKAGSIIPMGPTMQYATEKKEDPIELRVYTGADANFILYEDENDNYNYEKGIYSLIPIHWDEKTKTLTIGKRKGEFPGMLQKRTFRIVFVSQNHGIADEVTAQADRVVYYSGTSVLVK; this is translated from the coding sequence ATGAAAAAAAATCTTCAGTTATTTTTTATCTTATTGTGCCTTTTTTCAGGAATCTTTGTGGCTAAAGCTACCGATTTCGGAAATAAATCTGTTTTTACGTTGACTATAGGTGGTTTGAATCTAAAGATTGAAACTTACGGGCAAAAGATTGTACGGGTCGTTAAGTCTCCGGTTGTTGAAAAGTTAAGTAAACAAAGTTTGTCTGTTATTTTACCGCAAGGAGGAAGTGGAATAAACCGTAAGGAAACCCCGACCGAATTTGTTTTAACTACACAAAAATTGAAAATTAGAGTCAATAAACTAACCGGAACAATTGGCTTTTTTGATCTAAGCAATCGGCTTTTATTAAATGAATCGGCCAATGTACCGGTTTTTCTTCCGGCTGCCGATATAAACGGTGAATCATATAAAATCAAACAACAATTTAAACTTTCAAGTACCGAAGCTGTGTATGGGTTAGGACAGGATCAGCGTGGAATAATCAATTTTCGAAACCATACCGTTTTATTGAAACAAAGGAATATGTATGTTGCTAATCCATTTTTACTTTCATCAAAAGGCTATGGTTTGTTGTGGGATAATTATTCTGTAACGACATTTGCCGATGATGCTAAAGGAACATCGTTTGAATCGGAAATTGGTGATTGTATCGACTATTATTTTGTTTATGGTGGAACATCCGACGGGACCATAGCGGCCTATCGTGAACTAACGGGTAGCGCTCCCATGTATGGAAAATGGGTTTTCGGATTATGGCAATGCAGGGAACGTTATCAAAGCCAAGATGAAATTACCGGAGTGGTAGAAAAATACCGTGATCTGAAAGTGCCGTTGGATAATATTGTACAGGATTGGCGCTACTGGGGAATAGAAGAAAATGTTTGGAATTCAACGGAATTTGGCAATCCGAAATTTCCGGACCCCAAAGCTATGATTGATAAAATACATAAAAGCAATGCGCATATTATGATTTCTGTTTGGCCTTCTTTTGGTGACAGTACGGCTATTTATAAAGAATTGAATGAGAAAGGTTTGCTACTTAATTTTAAAACATGGCCAAGTACCGAAAGACTAAGAGTGTATGATGCCTTTAATCCGAAGGCACGATCTATATATTGGAAATATATAAATAAAAATTTGTTTTCAATAGGCATGGATGCATGGTGGCTTGATGCAACAGAACCTGAACAGGGAGACCGTCAGGGGAAAATAGATTCAACCCAAACGGCGTTGGGCAGTTTTAAACGATTTGGAAATGCATTTCCGCTTGAAACTAATAAAGGTGTTTATGAAAACCAACGTAAAACCAGTTCCGATAAACGTGTATTTATTCTAACTCGTTCAGCTTTTTCCGGTCAACAACGATTCGGGGCTTCGACGTGGTCCGGCGATATTGAAGGTACCTGGCAGGTCTTTCATAACCAGATAGCGGGAGGTATCAACTTTTGTCTTTCGGGTATTCCTTACTGGACTACTGATATAGGTGGCTTTTGGGCTCGTCCGGAATTATATCCTAAGGGTGTGGCCGATATTGCTTACCAGGAATTATATGTTCGCTGGTTTCAGTTTGGCGCATTTTCGCCTTTGTTCCGTTCGCATGGAACGAATACACCGAGAGAGATTTTCCAGTTTGGCAAAAAAGGATATTGGGCTTGTGATGTGCAGGAAAAATATATCAACTTACGTTATCGTCTGTTGCCTTACATATATTCCCAATCATGGCGTGTGACGTCCGAAGGAGCTTCCATGATGCGCGGGTTGGTGATGGATTTTCCAACAGATACGGTAGCTTTGAATGTTGCTAACCAGTATATGTTTGGACCTTCTTTATTGGTGACTCCGGTAACCGAACCATTATATACTACACGAGATGGAGACTTTGGTAAAAGCGATTTCAGCACAATAAAATCGACTGCAGTTTATTTACCTGAATCACAAGGCTGGTTCGATTTTTGGACAGGTGAAAAATACACTGGTGGAAAGCAAATTTCCAGACAAACTCCCATAGATATTTTACCATTATATGTTAAAGCGGGCTCTATTATTCCAATGGGACCAACAATGCAATATGCTACTGAGAAAAAGGAAGATCCCATAGAATTACGGGTTTACACGGGTGCAGATGCTAACTTTATACTTTATGAAGATGAAAATGATAATTATAATTATGAAAAAGGAATTTATTCATTAATTCCGATTCATTGGGATGAAAAAACAAAGACATTAACTATTGGCAAACGAAAGGGCGAATTTCCGGGAATGTTGCAAAAGCGTACTTTCCGTATCGTCTTTGTCAGCCAAAATCATGGTATTGCGGATGAGGTAACAGCTCAAGCTGATCGGGTTGTATATTATTCAGGCACTTCTGTTTTAGTAAAGTAG
- a CDS encoding GH92 family glycosyl hydrolase, giving the protein MINKKKRSLSLMLPILFCGMIFLTSAIEKGSYAPIDYVNPLIGNISHLLVPTFPTVHLPNSMLRVCPERADYTTDLIKGLPVAITSHRGSSAFNISPEQGDESALIPVKPYSYDLEKIHPYRYSVYLDEAQIGVDYAPSNHSGLYNLTFEKLGKNFIVINVGNGKLNYDADGINGYQIIDGTPTKIYLYLETEQKPLSVGVLEKGKVTYTSKSVDGQNKAIVLNYGNTNEKVNIRYGISFISTEQAKKNLKKEIENYDVNQLAQKGREVWNNTLSKIQVAGGSENDKTVFYTSLYRTYERMINISEDGKYYSAFDGKVHDDGGKPFYTDDWVWDTYRAAHPLRVLIEPEMEKNMVQSYIRMAEQSPSGWMPNFPEVTGDSHRMNGNHAVAVIWDAYSKGIAGIDLEAAYKACKGALTEKSLLPWTKVPANELDKFYNEKGYFPALKPGEAETCADVNSWEKRQPVAVTLGNSYDDWCLAQMAKALNKMEDYNSFMKRSYYYRNLFNSQTSFFHPKDADGNFIQPFDYRFSGGPGAREYYDENNGWTYRWDVQHNVADLIKLMGGAEKFSRNLDATFREPLGKSKFEFYSSLPDNTGNVGQFSMANEPSLHIPYLYNYAGQPWKTQKRIRQLLKYWFRNDLMGVPGDEDGGGMTAFVVFSSMGFYPVTPGSLSYNIGSPLFKDVKVRLGNGKVFEIVAKNCSEENKYIQSAILNGKEWNKPWFNHSDIANGGSLILIMGDKANKNWGSNLNDAPPSASSVR; this is encoded by the coding sequence ATGATAAATAAAAAGAAACGGTCTCTCTCTCTAATGTTACCAATACTGTTTTGCGGAATGATTTTCCTGACTTCGGCCATCGAAAAAGGATCCTATGCGCCGATAGATTATGTGAACCCGCTTATCGGGAATATCAGCCATTTGTTGGTACCCACTTTCCCTACTGTCCATCTGCCAAACAGTATGTTGCGGGTTTGTCCCGAACGTGCTGACTACACAACAGATCTAATAAAAGGGTTACCTGTGGCCATTACCAGCCATCGGGGCAGTTCGGCGTTTAATATCAGCCCGGAACAGGGAGATGAGTCTGCCTTAATTCCGGTTAAACCATACTCATATGACTTGGAAAAAATTCATCCCTACAGGTATTCGGTTTATTTGGATGAAGCCCAAATAGGAGTTGATTATGCCCCTTCGAATCATTCAGGATTGTATAATTTGACTTTTGAAAAGCTGGGAAAAAATTTCATTGTCATCAATGTCGGTAATGGAAAGTTGAATTATGATGCCGATGGAATTAACGGTTATCAGATTATTGACGGTACTCCCACAAAAATATATCTTTATCTGGAAACCGAACAAAAGCCATTATCGGTAGGGGTATTAGAAAAAGGTAAAGTTACTTACACATCAAAAAGTGTGGATGGACAAAATAAAGCAATCGTTTTAAATTATGGAAATACGAATGAAAAAGTAAATATCCGCTATGGTATTTCATTTATAAGCACGGAGCAAGCAAAAAAGAACTTAAAAAAGGAAATTGAAAATTACGATGTAAATCAATTGGCCCAGAAGGGGCGGGAGGTTTGGAATAACACCCTGTCTAAAATTCAGGTTGCGGGAGGGTCGGAAAATGATAAGACTGTATTTTACACCTCACTTTACCGTACCTATGAACGGATGATCAATATTAGTGAAGATGGAAAGTATTATAGCGCTTTTGATGGAAAAGTACACGATGATGGAGGTAAACCGTTTTATACCGATGATTGGGTTTGGGATACATACAGGGCAGCTCATCCGTTACGGGTTTTGATTGAACCAGAAATGGAAAAGAATATGGTGCAATCCTACATTCGTATGGCTGAACAATCACCAAGTGGTTGGATGCCTAATTTCCCCGAAGTAACCGGCGATAGCCATAGAATGAACGGAAATCATGCCGTGGCGGTTATTTGGGATGCATACAGTAAAGGAATTGCAGGTATTGACCTGGAAGCGGCATATAAAGCTTGTAAAGGTGCACTTACGGAAAAATCGCTTTTACCCTGGACTAAAGTTCCTGCTAACGAATTGGATAAATTTTATAATGAAAAAGGATATTTCCCCGCATTAAAACCGGGAGAAGCGGAAACCTGTGCGGATGTCAATTCATGGGAAAAACGTCAACCTGTGGCTGTAACATTGGGAAATAGTTATGATGACTGGTGCCTGGCCCAAATGGCTAAAGCTCTTAATAAAATGGAAGATTACAATTCTTTTATGAAACGCTCGTATTATTATCGAAATTTGTTTAACTCTCAAACCTCCTTTTTTCATCCGAAAGATGCTGATGGCAATTTTATCCAGCCTTTTGATTATAGGTTCTCCGGAGGTCCGGGTGCCCGGGAGTATTATGACGAAAACAACGGCTGGACTTACCGTTGGGATGTGCAGCATAATGTTGCCGATTTAATCAAATTAATGGGTGGAGCCGAAAAGTTTTCTCGGAATTTGGATGCTACATTCCGGGAACCTTTGGGCAAAAGTAAATTTGAGTTTTATTCCTCTTTGCCTGATAACACAGGAAACGTGGGGCAGTTCTCGATGGCAAATGAACCTTCTTTACATATTCCTTATCTTTACAATTATGCCGGACAACCCTGGAAGACTCAAAAACGAATTCGTCAATTACTCAAATACTGGTTCCGGAATGATTTAATGGGAGTGCCTGGTGATGAAGATGGCGGCGGAATGACTGCTTTTGTGGTATTTTCGTCGATGGGGTTTTATCCGGTTACTCCGGGTTCGCTTTCCTATAACATCGGAAGTCCGTTATTCAAAGATGTGAAGGTTCGGTTGGGTAATGGCAAGGTATTTGAGATTGTTGCCAAAAATTGCTCTGAAGAAAATAAATATATCCAATCGGCTATATTGAATGGTAAAGAATGGAATAAACCTTGGTTTAATCATTCGGATATAGCGAATGGCGGATCGCTTATATTAATTATGGGAGATAAAGCAAATAAAAACTGGGGCTCCAATTTAAACGATGCACCCCCATCTGCTTCCTCCGTTCGGTAG
- a CDS encoding transposase: protein MKRSNFTEFQILFALKQHETEVRTEEVCRKMGVSEATFYNWKKKYSGLGFSGVRRLQ, encoded by the coding sequence ATGAAACGATCAAATTTTACGGAATTTCAGATTTTGTTTGCATTGAAACAACATGAGACAGAAGTCAGGACAGAGGAAGTCTGTCGTAAGATGGGTGTAAGTGAAGCCACCTTTTACAATTGGAAGAAGAAGTATAGTGGTTTAGGTTTTTCTGGGGTTCGTCGTTTACAATAG
- a CDS encoding DDE-type integrase/transposase/recombinase, translated as MNQCWSMDFVSDSLYNGQKFRTLTVIDNFSKKCVAIQVGQSLKGKDIVNTLGQLHVLHGSKPQRIKVDNGSEFISKELDQRTYENKVTLDCPRPKRGTDQPFIESFNGSFRNECLKTNITVSLFSTLSTLIKRSCSNGFIYFSTDYIR; from the coding sequence ATAAATCAATGCTGGAGTATGGATTTTGTATCCGATTCGTTGTATAACGGACAGAAGTTCAGAACACTCACAGTTATAGATAATTTCAGCAAAAAGTGTGTGGCCATTCAGGTAGGACAATCCTTAAAAGGTAAGGATATTGTAAATACATTAGGGCAATTGCATGTCCTTCATGGTAGTAAGCCACAGCGGATAAAAGTTGATAATGGATCTGAATTTATTTCCAAAGAATTGGACCAACGGACATACGAGAATAAGGTTACGTTGGATTGTCCCCGTCCTAAAAGGGGCACGGACCAACCCTTTATCGAATCATTTAACGGTAGTTTCAGGAATGAATGTTTAAAGACAAATATAACAGTATCATTATTTTCTACTTTGTCGACACTTATAAAGCGTTCATGTTCTAATGGTTTTATCTATTTTAGCACTGATTACATTAGATAA
- a CDS encoding glycoside hydrolase family 30 protein, with the protein MNIDATATYITVNPRVRYQQIDGWGGCFNERGWDALSALSSSERTSVIKAFFDPNEGCKLNIGRTPIGCSDYSTDWYSYNETPGDYEMNHFSIQRDKKKQIPFIKAALSFRPDLKLWGVPWSAPTWMKDSKDIFLTDPKIQKAYALYFSKYITDYKREGINIFMIMPENEEPNMHAAGNPVNPFWTHFSNEMEYDFIKNYLIPRFKADHPECEIWLGTLHGNQYDFVEKCLNDPSIEPYIKGVGCQWSAVGVMRKTAEKYKTKKLMQTETKCNIDLEPLRQVNNNDWSYGVDQWGLVKEYLEAGANSYMLWNMILDETGYSITNWAQCSPVVVNKRTKEVTYNPQFYAFKHFSYFVEPGAYRIESRGNFTDQIAFVNPNGDVVIEIQNSHSVDKKVAINIAGKKYTPDLPARSWNTFIVRADQLK; encoded by the coding sequence TTGAACATAGATGCGACTGCTACATACATTACAGTCAATCCTCGCGTTCGGTATCAACAAATTGATGGTTGGGGCGGCTGTTTTAATGAGCGGGGCTGGGATGCCTTGTCAGCCCTATCTTCTTCCGAACGAACTTCTGTTATAAAGGCATTTTTCGATCCGAATGAGGGTTGCAAACTTAATATTGGACGAACTCCCATAGGTTGCAGTGATTATTCGACCGATTGGTATTCATACAATGAAACGCCCGGTGACTATGAAATGAACCATTTTAGCATTCAACGAGATAAAAAGAAACAGATTCCTTTTATAAAAGCTGCACTTTCCTTTCGCCCTGATTTGAAATTGTGGGGAGTTCCTTGGTCTGCCCCTACCTGGATGAAAGATAGCAAAGACATATTTTTGACTGATCCGAAAATACAAAAGGCTTATGCCCTCTATTTTTCTAAGTATATAACGGACTATAAACGTGAGGGTATAAATATTTTCATGATTATGCCCGAAAATGAAGAACCGAATATGCATGCGGCCGGAAATCCGGTAAATCCCTTCTGGACTCATTTCAGTAACGAAATGGAATATGATTTTATCAAAAATTACCTGATTCCCAGATTTAAGGCTGATCATCCAGAATGCGAAATTTGGCTAGGAACTTTACATGGGAACCAGTATGATTTTGTAGAGAAATGTTTGAATGATCCTTCTATAGAGCCTTACATAAAAGGTGTCGGTTGCCAGTGGTCGGCAGTAGGTGTTATGCGTAAAACAGCAGAGAAATATAAAACAAAAAAGCTGATGCAAACAGAGACAAAGTGCAACATTGACCTTGAACCCCTGAGACAAGTCAATAACAACGATTGGTCGTATGGCGTTGATCAATGGGGATTGGTGAAAGAATACTTGGAAGCAGGTGCAAATTCATATATGTTGTGGAATATGATTCTGGATGAAACCGGATATAGTATTACGAATTGGGCACAGTGTTCACCAGTTGTTGTTAATAAGAGAACAAAAGAAGTAACTTATAATCCTCAATTTTATGCTTTTAAACATTTCTCGTATTTTGTGGAACCTGGAGCTTACAGAATTGAATCACGAGGAAACTTCACCGATCAGATTGCTTTCGTAAATCCAAATGGTGATGTGGTGATCGAAATTCAAAATAGCCACAGTGTAGATAAAAAGGTAGCAATCAATATTGCTGGTAAAAAATACACACCGGATCTGCCTGCACGTTCATGGAATACTTTTATTGTACGTGCAGATCAGCTCAAATAA
- a CDS encoding glycoside hydrolase family 2 TIM barrel-domain containing protein, translating into MNSKQITSIFLMLFLFFQLSYSQVRQVSLLDRGWKFHKGESSLAFQKDFDDSNWKNVTIPHDWAIGQPFFKTGDGSTGKLDWRGEGWYRRKIDLPKESRGKRVYLLFDGIMAFPTVYINGKLAGGWDYGYNSFFLDVTDYLNFGENNSLAIHADTRRHDSRWYPGAGIYRKIQMIVVNSVHVNIWGTYVTTPVIKPNYADVRVSTTLTNNSGTDQNIVVRNTILSKNKIKLQEREQTVAVPANQNRMTDLTIPMTNPTRWDLENPYLYILITKVYHAGELIDSCSTDFGVRDIRLTSDRGLFLNDKRVLIKGVNLHHDLGPLGAAFNVRAMEHRLEIMKNMGCNAIRTSHNVSAPELLDLCDRMGFLVLDEAFDKYDAKIDMTDTTDFEGFAERNIRNFITRDRNHPSVFLWSVGNEMREMEMNENNGFHRLHTMVNYARKYDVTRPVTMATDMYESTPLRSFDYYDVHSWNYGRRYSWAHLLEPNKPVIITESASTVSTRGFYEFPLPDKKTAFTKSLQVSSYDLNAPEWAEVPDDDFMWQQEDPFVAGEFVWTGFDYLGEPIPYGAVKELGLPNAEASRSSYFGIVDLCGIPKDRYYLYKSYWKPDETTVHILPHWNWSDRIGKNVPVFVYTNGDCAELFLNGKSLGKKYKDPRSDKSIERFRLMWNDVMYEPGELKVIAYKEGVKIGESIVRTADKPFRLRLTPDRTVIKADGSDLSYVLVEAIDKDGNICPLVNNKIEVKISGTGKLAGVGNGNPQSFNFFGSNKVDLFYGKAMIIVKSGDTKGNITVATKSEGLKPTSAAIKVD; encoded by the coding sequence ATGAATTCCAAACAAATTACAAGTATCTTTTTGATGCTTTTCCTGTTTTTTCAACTCTCTTATTCCCAGGTGAGGCAGGTGTCCCTGTTGGACAGAGGTTGGAAATTTCACAAAGGAGAAAGTTCCTTGGCCTTTCAGAAAGATTTTGATGATTCGAATTGGAAAAATGTTACGATACCTCATGATTGGGCTATCGGACAGCCTTTTTTCAAAACAGGCGACGGATCAACCGGCAAATTGGATTGGCGCGGCGAAGGATGGTATCGCAGGAAGATCGACCTGCCCAAAGAATCCCGTGGAAAACGGGTTTATTTACTATTCGATGGCATTATGGCTTTCCCCACGGTATATATTAATGGAAAACTTGCCGGAGGCTGGGATTATGGATACAATTCTTTTTTTCTTGACGTGACTGATTATCTCAATTTCGGGGAAAACAATTCCCTGGCCATCCATGCCGATACCCGCAGGCACGACAGCCGCTGGTACCCGGGTGCGGGGATATACAGGAAGATACAAATGATTGTCGTGAATTCCGTTCATGTGAATATATGGGGAACTTACGTTACTACTCCGGTTATTAAACCCAATTATGCCGATGTAAGGGTTTCGACTACGTTGACAAATAATTCTGGCACGGATCAAAATATCGTAGTTCGAAACACTATTCTTTCCAAAAACAAAATAAAGTTGCAGGAGAGAGAACAAACGGTGGCTGTTCCTGCCAACCAGAACAGGATGACCGACCTGACAATACCCATGACGAATCCCACCCGCTGGGATTTGGAAAATCCTTACCTGTATATACTGATTACCAAAGTTTACCATGCTGGAGAACTAATTGACAGTTGTTCCACTGATTTTGGAGTGCGGGATATACGTTTGACAAGCGATCGCGGGCTTTTCCTGAATGATAAAAGAGTTTTGATCAAAGGAGTCAATTTGCATCATGATCTCGGACCGTTAGGTGCAGCTTTTAATGTAAGAGCAATGGAACACCGGTTGGAAATCATGAAAAACATGGGATGTAATGCTATCCGGACCAGTCATAATGTCTCCGCACCTGAATTACTTGATCTTTGCGACCGGATGGGATTCCTTGTGCTGGATGAAGCATTTGATAAATACGATGCTAAAATAGATATGACAGATACAACCGATTTCGAAGGTTTTGCCGAACGGAACATCCGGAATTTTATAACGAGGGATCGCAATCATCCTTCGGTATTTCTCTGGAGCGTTGGGAACGAAATGCGAGAAATGGAAATGAATGAGAATAATGGCTTTCACAGGCTTCATACTATGGTGAATTATGCCCGGAAATATGATGTCACCCGTCCGGTAACCATGGCTACGGACATGTATGAAAGTACTCCTCTCCGTAGCTTCGATTATTATGACGTACATTCATGGAATTACGGACGACGGTATAGCTGGGCCCATTTACTGGAGCCAAATAAGCCTGTCATCATTACGGAATCGGCTTCGACTGTCAGCACACGCGGATTTTACGAATTCCCCTTACCGGATAAAAAAACCGCTTTCACCAAATCATTACAAGTAAGTTCTTACGACCTGAATGCTCCCGAATGGGCCGAGGTACCTGATGATGATTTTATGTGGCAACAGGAAGATCCTTTTGTTGCCGGCGAATTCGTCTGGACGGGATTTGATTACTTGGGGGAACCTATTCCTTATGGAGCAGTAAAGGAACTTGGTCTGCCCAATGCTGAAGCTTCCAGAAGTTCTTATTTTGGTATTGTAGATTTATGCGGCATTCCGAAAGACCGCTATTATTTATATAAAAGTTATTGGAAGCCGGATGAAACCACTGTGCACATTCTTCCGCACTGGAACTGGAGCGATCGTATTGGAAAAAATGTTCCTGTCTTTGTTTATACAAATGGTGATTGTGCCGAGCTTTTCCTGAACGGAAAATCGCTGGGGAAAAAATATAAAGATCCGCGTTCCGATAAATCGATTGAACGATTTAGGCTGATGTGGAATGACGTCATGTATGAACCGGGGGAGTTGAAAGTCATTGCATATAAAGAAGGTGTAAAAATAGGAGAGAGCATTGTTCGCACGGCGGATAAACCATTTCGGTTAAGATTAACCCCCGACCGAACAGTTATAAAGGCCGATGGCAGCGATTTGTCTTATGTTTTGGTAGAAGCCATCGACAAGGATGGTAACATTTGTCCTTTGGTTAACAACAAAATAGAAGTAAAAATATCGGGAACAGGTAAATTGGCTGGTGTAGGTAACGGCAATCCGCAATCGTTCAATTTTTTCGGATCGAATAAAGTTGATTTGTTTTACGGTAAAGCTATGATTATTGTAAAATCAGGAGACACAAAAGGAAATATAACAGTAGCGACAAAGTCTGAAGGATTGAAACCGACGAGTGCGGCTATTAAAGTGGATTAA